A genomic window from Montipora capricornis isolate CH-2021 chromosome 8, ASM3666992v2, whole genome shotgun sequence includes:
- the LOC138013683 gene encoding uncharacterized protein, with translation MQTATVEVENLEKSGKQTIRLLLDTGSQRSYITEQLADKLQLPIKGSETLTVYTFNTSKPRQLQTPVTELRLLTKDGSSLHLRVNVVPKITGTLLRACFDTKKIEHLLKDITLADSIPTSKETASIELLLGSDYYCDIFSGDIQMKQVVPGLNLMASTLGWRLTGRIKCQETQSALSISMLAYTSSPVSAHLAAQCNVQTLPTEQKPQLDDFWKLETLGISEPVSVNDDDQALQKFNDTVRFEDGRYQVTWPWKKESPSLPTNYQLALGRLRCLTNRLAKNPEHLTKYDAVIKDKIHKGIVEIVPDEESVNTLKHYIPHHEIVTPEKTTTKIRIVFDASAKTKKGSQSLNENLHRGPIILEDLCGLLMRFRLNRVALIADVEEAFHQVGLQPEDRDVTRFLWLKDATKPTLENNVQELRFTRVPFGMISSPFLLAATVKYNLNKADTPVAKKISDNMYVDNMVTGVATSEQAVEFHKEAKSLFQSSSMNLREWASNSKEFLQNIPESDQTRGDTMKILGTTWNMTSDTIFVNGSETSSCPVTSKREALQSISRIYDPLGFFSPVTLTGKLFLQELWKNELDWDETLSELQQQQWYKIQDDHTPLSSIPVPRYIGIGTENKLFCFTDASAKAYSAAVYLYSSVGRTANVNLVFSKARVAPTKQLSIPRLELLAVVIGTRCLNYVTEQLQLTATDRVLWTDSQCVLH, from the coding sequence ATGCAAACAGCCACAGTAGAAgttgaaaatcttgaaaaatctGGAAAACAGACCATCAGATTGCTCTTAGATACTGGTAGCCAAAGATCATACATCACTGAACAGTTGGCAGATAAACTTCAATTGCCAATTAAAGGATCTGAGACCCTGACCGTGTACACATTCAACACATCCAAACCCAGACAGCTGCAAACTCCTGTTACTGAACTCAGACTGTTGACAAAAGATGGATCATCCCTGCACTTGAGAGTAAATGTTGTACCAAAGATAACTGGTACTTTACTAAGAGCATGCTTTgacacaaagaaaattgaacacCTTCTTAAGGACATTACTCTTGCTGACTCAATCCCTACTTCAAAGGAAACTGCAAGTATAGAGCTACTACTTGGAAGTGATTATTACTGTGACATTTTCTCTGGTGATATACAAATGAAACAAGTTGTTCCAGGATTAAACCTCATGGCATCCACGTTGGGATGGAGACTCACAGGCAGAATTAAGTGTCAAGAAACTCAATCtgctctttcaatttcaatGCTGGCATACACATCCAGTCCAGTCAGTGCACATCTTGCTGCTCAGTGCAATGTCCAAACACTACCAACCGAACAGAAACCACAGCTGGACGATTTCTGGAAACTTGAAACACTTGGAATCAGTGAGCCCGTGAGTGTAAATGATGACGACCAAGCCCTTCAGAAATTTAATGACACAGTCAGATTTGAAGATGGCAGATACCAGGTAACCTGGCCATGGAAAAAAGAATCCCCTTCACTGCCAACAAATTACCAACTTGCATTGGGAAGGTTGAGATGTCTTACCAATAGACTTGCCAAAAACCCAGAACATCTGACCAAATATGATGCTGTAATCAAGGACAAGATTCACAAGGGTATTGTTGAAATTGTACCTGATGAAGAATCTGTAAACACATTGAAGCACTACATCCCACACCATGAGATTGTGACACCTGAGAAGACCACAACAAAAATACGCATtgtctttgatgcttcagctaaaaccaaaaaaggaaGCCAAAGCCTAAATGAAAACCTACACCGTGGTCCAATAATACTGGAAGATTTATGTGGACTGCTGATGAGATTCAGACTTAACAGAGTGGCGCTAATTGCTGATGTCGAAGAAGCATTTCATCAAGTGGGGCTTCAACCTGAAGACAGAGATGTAACACGATTTCTCTGGTTAAAAGATGCCACAAAGCCCACCCTAGAAAACAATGTACAGGAACTGAGATTCACCCGAGTTCCATTTGGAATGATTTCAAGCCCATTCCTGCTGGCTGCAACAGTCAAGTATAATCTAAACAAAGCAGATACCCCAGTAGCCAAGAAGATTTCAGACAACATGTATGTGGACAACATGGTCACAGGAGTTGCCACATCAGAACAAGCAGTCGAATTCCACAAGGAAGCTAAGTCTCTTTTCCAGTCTTCATCGATGAATCTCCGTGAGTGGGCATCAAACTCTAAAGAATTCCTTCAGAACATTCCAGAAAGTGACCAAACAAGGGGAGATACCATGAAAATCCTTGGAACCACCTGGAACATGACCAGTGACACAATCTTTGTCAATGGATCTGAAACATCATCCTGTCCAGTCACCTCAAAACGAGAAGCATTACAGTCTATCAGCAGAATCTATGATCCATTAGGATTTTTTTCTCCAGTTACATTAACCGGAAAACTGTTTCTCCaagaactttggaaaaacgagtTAGACTGGGACGAAACACTCTCAGAATTACAACAGCAACAGTGGTACAAGATACAGGATGACCACACCCCACTGTCCTCAATTCCTGTGCCTAGATACATTGGTATAGGCactgaaaacaaactgttctgTTTCACCGATGCCTCAGCTAAAGCATACTCAGCAGCCGTATACCTGTACTCCTCAGTTGGCAGAACTGCCAATGTAAACCTGGTATTCTCTAAAGCTCGTGTTGCCCCAACAAAGCAACTCAGTATTCCAAGACTGGAATTATTAGCTGTTGTTATTGGAACAAGGTGCCTGAACTATGTAACTGAACAACTGCAGTTGACAGCGACTGACCGAGTACTGTGGACAGACTCACAGTGCGTTCTTCATTAG
- the LOC138013685 gene encoding uncharacterized protein, protein MADVHQKTGLRLQSLSDRGYTVKTIWECEWRKYKNHDLEIAEIVAGYDLEEPLSPRYAFFGGRTNAVRLHYEVNEHTAEQIKYYDYTSLYPWTNKTQKYPVGHPEMIYAPSGEKPISDYFALAKCTVVPPYRLFHPVLPYRTHNKLTFPLCRTCVEENIDRPLLGKVSWCGHNEQERALTGTWCTPELEKAEQMGYVIQTIHEVWHFRETRVGLFEDYVNTWLKLKTEASGWPAWCDTEEKKQLYMTQFQEKDFISLEYVNIAVNPGQRALAKLI, encoded by the coding sequence ATGGCCGACGTTCATCAAAAAACCGGGCTGCGATTACAAAGTCTCTCCGATCGAGGCTATACAGTAAAAACCATCTGGGAGTGCGAATGGCGGAAATATAAGAACCACGATCTGGAAATAGCTGAGATTGTAGCAGGGTACGATTTAGAAGAACCGCTTTCACCTCGCTACGCTTTTTTTGGTGGCCGCACAAATGCTGTTCGTCTTCATTACGAAGTCAACGAACATACCGCTGAACAAATCAAATATTATGATTATACCAGTCTCTACCCGTGGACCAACAAGACCCAGAAGTATCCGGTGGGACATCCTGAAATGATCTACGCCCCGTCAGGAGAGAAACCAATTTCCGATTATTTTGCCCTCGCAAAATGTACAGTAGTACCACCATATCGCCTTTTCCACCCTGTATTACCATACAGAACTCATAACAAACTCACGTTTCCTTTGTGTCGTACCTGCGTCGAAGAAAACATCGACCGTCCTCTCCTCGGGAAAGTCTCTTGGTGTGGCCACAACGAACAGGAGAGAGCATTGACCGGCACGTGGTGTACGCCGGAACTAGAAAAAGCAGAACAGATGGGTTACGTGATCCAAACCATTCATGAAGTATGGCATTTCCGAGAAACGCGAGTAGGACTGTTCGAAGATTATGTGAACACCTGGCTCAAATTGAAAACGGAAGCTTCAGGCTGGCCCGCATGGTGCGACACAGAGGAAAAGAAACAACTCTACATGACTCAGTTTCAAGAGAAGGATTTTATCTCCCTGGAATATGTGAACATTGCCGTCAATCCTGGTCAGCGGGCTTTGGCCAAACTAATTTGA
- the LOC138013684 gene encoding uncharacterized protein encodes MEDYDDYADLTLEAEQLVVGLSSRMEMIKDRMEFKLRRGSVKVNIELEEKMLEIERQKAEIEHRKLQIEAERLNLEKEKLKKKLEVETAKQGMKSNTVKLSNLDFNKSSGELLKWQEFWDSFESAIHSNASLNPFEKMNYLRAKLEGEAEEVISGLTLTNANYEEAIRLLQKRFGQNEIIINAHYTSLMDMPASSSSTSALRTRYDSIEKHLRSLQALGEDVNTKNACFPYHDKITQRCDNPPD; translated from the coding sequence ATGGAAGATTATGATGATTACGCCGATCTTACACTAGAAGCCGAGCAACTCGTTGTGGGACTTTCCTCGAGAATGGAAATGATCAAAGACAGAATGGAATTTAAGCTCAGACGAGGAAGTGTGAAAGTAAACATTGAACTGGAGGAGAAGATGCTGGAAATCGAGCGACAAAAAGCCGAAATCGAACACCGAAAGTTACAAATTGAAGCAGAGAGACTAaacctggaaaaagaaaaactaaagaaGAAACTTGAAGTAGAAACTGCGAAACAAGGTATGAAAAGTAACACTGTAAAATTGTCGAatcttgatttcaataaatCTAGTGGGGAACTACTGAAGTGGCAGGAATTCTGGGATTCATTTGAATCTGCAATACACTCGAACGCCTCACTTAACCCATTCGAGAAAATGAATTACCTAAGAGCTAAATTAGAGGGAGAAGCTGAAGAAGTAATATCAGGATTAACCTTGACAAATGCCAACTATGAAGAAGCAATCAGACTATTGCAAAAACGCTTTGGTCAAAATGAAATCATCATCAATGCTCATTACACTAGTCTCATGGATATGCCTGCTTCCTCAAGTAGTACATCAGCCTTACGTACAAGATATGATTCAATCGAGAAACACCTCAGATCATTACAAGCCCTGGGAGAAGATGTAAACACAAAAAATGCTTGTTTCCCTTATCATGACAAAATTACCCAAAGATGTGATAACCCACCTGACTGA
- the LOC138013682 gene encoding uncharacterized protein — MKTYSVINENLFVLVLAYIGDLLLADARSLYVKVNGVTQEVWVCLFTCLAVRAVHLEVIHDLSAQQFVLCLRRFIARRGKPKEIISDNASQFKLAKSTVEEAWQFATTSPDTQSYLANEGITWSFIIELAPWMGGFYERLVGLVKQALRKSIGKICLNIVQLETILTEIEAVINSRPLVYVGADLKSGFALTPGDFLTLNPKTGVPFLETEDEQLQDPDFVEKLSSATKLLETWKKGQKHLNTFWKLWFDEYVPSLRERSQKYLRAPRVQEKVQPTKGDVVLLKESSPRVNWKIAMIEEIIKIKDN, encoded by the coding sequence atgaaaacctattctgttataaatgaaaacctatttgtCCTTGTTCTTGCGTACATCGGAGATCTGTTGCTTGCTGATGCCAGATCCTTGTATGTCAAAGTGAATGGAGTAACACAGGAAGTTTGGGTCTGCCTATTTACCTGTTTAGCAGTCAGAGCTGTACATTTAGAAGTCATCCATGACTTGTCTGCACAACAGTTTGTTTTGTGTCTTAGAAGATTTATTGCCAGGCGTGGCAAGCCTAAAGAGATTATTTCTGACAATGCTTCTCAGTTCAAGCTAGCAAAGTCCACGGTTGAAGAAGCATGGCAGTTTGCAACAACTAGCCCCGACACACAGAGTTACTTAGCCAACGAAGGAATTACATGGAGCTTTATTATTGAACTGGCCCCCTGGATGGGAGGCTTCTATGAACGTCTTGTGGGACTTGTAAAACAAGCTCTCCGAAAGAGTATTGGCAAGATCTGTTTGAACATTGTCCAGTTGGAAACTATTCTTACGGAAATCGAAGCAGTCATAAATTCACGACCACTAGTGTATGTGGGAGCTGATCTGAAATCTGGATTTGCACTAACCCCTGGTGACTTCCTTACTCTAAACCCGAAAACCGGTGTACCATTCCTAGAAACAGAAGATGAACAACTGCAAGATCCAGACTTCGTTGAAAAACTCAGTTCAGCCACGAAGCTTCTTGAAACATGGAAAAAAGGACAGAAACATCTTAACACATTCTGGAAACTGTGGTTTGATGAATATGTGCCAAGTCTCCGTGAAAGAAGCCAGAAGTACTTAAGAGCCCCTAGAGTTCAAGAAAAAGTTCAACCTACAAAGGGAGATGTCGTGCTACTGAAAGAAAGTTCACCAAGAGTAAACTGGAAAATAGCAATGATTGAAGAAATcataaaaatcaaagataacTAA